Proteins co-encoded in one Juglans regia cultivar Chandler chromosome 16, Walnut 2.0, whole genome shotgun sequence genomic window:
- the LOC109012485 gene encoding uncharacterized protein LOC109012485 codes for MVCAGVRGERETVQRPKNTTMAMGPERSKALHNFTLPLKWGNQRYLRCMKESPQDVDQRSPPPTLDSSPVTRRRELDRKKKRDWKSGIESGGGGGGEGIQALRKKVLFDLKTEANKIKDAFFRMEVGEEEDVIEEDEEEVGQSPPVEESARPWNLRTRRAACKAPIAGGKGLGIEEKKNVSSSPLRCENNGSRLRGGCGGGTSEKKEKERTKLTVSLSRKEIEEDFKKILGQRPPRRPKKRPRTVQKQLDSLFPGLWLLDITVDSYKVPESVENGKR; via the exons ATGGTGTGTGCCGGTGTGcgaggggagagagagacagtGCAACGACCTAAGAACACGACCATGGCGATGGGACCTGAGAGATCCAAGGCTCTGCATAATTTCACGCTGCCTTTGAAGTGGGGGAACCAGAGGTACCTGCGGTGCATGAAAGAGAGTCCACAAGACGTCGATCAGCGATCTCCTCCTCCGACACTGGACAGCTCGCCAGTCACTCGGCGTCGGGAATTGgataggaagaagaagagggattGGAAATCGGGAATCGAGagcggaggaggaggaggcggcGAGGGAATCCAGGCGTTGAGGAAGAAGGTCTTGTTTGATCTGAAAACGGAGGCTAACAAGATTAAAGACGCGTTTTTTAGGATGGAGGTGGGAGAAGAGGAAGACGTAATTGAGGAAGACGAGGAGGAGGTCGGCCAATCGCCTCCGGTGGAGGAGTCTGCGAGGCCGTGGAATCTGAGGACGAGGAGAGCCGCGTGTAAAGCTCCGATTGCCGGAGGAAAGGGATTGGGGATTGAGGAGAAGAAGAACGTGAGTTCATCGCCGTTGAGGTGCGAGAACAATGGCTCGAGGTTGAGAGGTGGATGCGGAGGAGGAACGTcggagaagaaggagaaggagaggaCCAAGTTAACGGTGTCCCTGTCGAGGAAGGAGATCGAGGAGGATTTCAAGAAGATTCTTGGGCAGAGGCCGCCGAGGAGGCCCAAGAAACGGCCAAGGACCGTTCAGAAGCAATTGGAT TCGCTATTTCCGGGGTTGTGGTTGTTGGATATTACAGTTGATTCATACAAGGTTCCTGAATCCGTCGAGAACGGCAAG AGGTAG